From a region of the Paraburkholderia hospita genome:
- a CDS encoding DUF3443 domain-containing protein, producing MKKLFSHCASSSPLRVVLLAASVALSACGGGGGDDNGSGQPVTNNAPVKPGGTAVAPAGASAPSGASVPSGASAAQPASPPETASTPSAASTPAAVTPASETGTPGNNDTPPAPAAENIVPINVFSDYTDYRVVNMPYVSVTFCVPGKQGASQCATVDHMLLDTGSVGVRVIASALGGAFSSKLPSQTGASNDTTGKAAIAQCALFASGYTWGSTRGADVTIGKKTASGISVQVIGDSTYAAWVPNDCTSRGQSMNTVKDLGANGIVGIGHLAHDYPEAAQSPQVANYYYCPTPWSCTAASVPLDRQTANPVQAFATDNNGTIIRLPALPSMGQASVKGELVFGIGTRDNNALPARPTILVVGDRGDFTTSYKTRAMTSVIDSGSNGLFFPDASLPVQNYWFAPAAVQSLSATAFSNPGDVQSTIPFSIANASTLFDLGYAAHDNLGAPISSMFLWGLPFFYGRDVYTALSGMQAGAQKGPYVAF from the coding sequence ATGAAGAAGCTCTTTTCGCATTGCGCTTCCAGTAGCCCGCTTCGCGTCGTGCTGCTCGCGGCCAGCGTCGCGCTGAGCGCTTGCGGCGGCGGAGGCGGCGACGACAACGGCTCCGGCCAGCCCGTGACCAATAACGCGCCTGTCAAGCCTGGAGGGACGGCCGTGGCCCCTGCCGGTGCTAGTGCGCCCTCCGGTGCCAGCGTGCCTTCCGGTGCGAGCGCGGCTCAACCCGCGAGCCCGCCTGAGACAGCCAGTACGCCATCGGCGGCGAGCACACCTGCCGCCGTCACACCGGCCAGCGAGACGGGCACACCCGGCAACAACGACACGCCGCCCGCCCCCGCCGCAGAAAACATCGTGCCCATCAACGTCTTTAGCGACTACACGGACTATCGGGTCGTGAACATGCCTTACGTCAGCGTGACGTTCTGCGTGCCGGGCAAGCAAGGCGCGTCGCAATGCGCGACCGTCGATCACATGCTGCTCGATACAGGTTCGGTCGGCGTGCGCGTCATCGCGTCCGCGCTGGGCGGGGCGTTCTCCAGCAAGCTGCCGTCGCAGACGGGCGCCAGCAACGACACCACGGGAAAGGCGGCCATCGCGCAATGCGCGCTGTTCGCGTCGGGCTATACGTGGGGTTCGACGCGCGGCGCCGACGTCACGATCGGCAAAAAGACGGCGAGCGGCATTTCCGTCCAGGTGATCGGCGACAGCACGTACGCGGCATGGGTGCCTAACGACTGCACGTCGCGTGGCCAAAGCATGAACACCGTCAAAGACCTGGGGGCGAACGGGATCGTCGGCATTGGGCATCTGGCGCATGACTATCCCGAGGCCGCGCAGTCCCCGCAGGTCGCGAATTACTACTACTGCCCGACGCCCTGGTCCTGCACGGCTGCGAGCGTGCCGCTCGACAGGCAGACAGCGAACCCCGTCCAAGCTTTCGCCACCGACAACAACGGCACGATCATCCGCCTGCCCGCGCTGCCGTCGATGGGTCAGGCGAGCGTCAAGGGTGAGCTGGTGTTCGGTATCGGCACGCGCGATAACAATGCGTTGCCCGCCAGGCCGACGATCCTCGTCGTGGGAGATCGCGGGGATTTCACGACCAGCTACAAGACGCGCGCGATGACGAGCGTTATCGATAGCGGCTCGAATGGCTTGTTCTTCCCGGATGCGTCGTTGCCTGTGCAGAACTACTGGTTCGCCCCTGCCGCCGTACAAAGCCTGAGCGCTACGGCCTTCTCCAATCCTGGCGACGTGCAATCGACGATTCCATTCTCGATTGCCAATGCATCGACGCTGTTCGACCTGGGCTATGCCGCGCACGACAATCTCGGCGCTCCGATCAGCAGCATGTTCCTGTGGGGCTTGCCGTTCTTCTATGGGCGCGACGTCTACACGGCATTGAGCGGCATGCAGGCTGGCGCGCAGAAGGGGCCTTACGTGGCGTTCTAA